In the Phenylobacterium soli genome, CCGCCCGTGGCCGCCGCGATCTCCTCGGAGGTCCAGAGGGGTTCAGCCATGGACCAGCTCCAGCGCCTGTTCGGTCTCGGCCACGTCGTCGAAGGGATGGACCACGCCGGCGACGATCTGGCCCTGTTCGTGGCCCTTGCCGGCCACCACCAGGATGTCGCCGTCGGCGAGCAGGGCGGCGGCCGTGCGGATCGCCTCGCGGCGGTCACCGATCTCCTGAACGGACCTTTGGGCCCCCTTGGCCCCGGCCAGCACCTCGGCGCGGATGGCGGCGGGCTCTTCGGAGCGCGGATTGTCGTCGGTGACGATGGCGACGTCGGCGAGGCGCGCGGCGATCTCGCCCATGATCGGGCGCTTGGTGCGATCGCGGTCGCCGCCGGCCCCGAAGACGACGATCAGCTTGCCGCGCACGTGCGGCCGCAGCGCCTTCAGCACGGTCTCGAGACCGTCGGGGGTGTGGGCGTAGTCGACATAGGCTTCGCCGCCCCGGGGACCGGTCCCGATCCGCTGGAGGCGGCCCGCGGCGCCCTGCAGCGCCTCCAGCCCGGCGATGACCTCGTCGACCGACAGGCCGCCGGCCATGCACAGGCCCGCGGCGACCAGGGCGTTGGAGGCCTGGAACCCGCCGGCGAGCGGCAGGCGCACCTGGCAGGCGAGGCCATGGACGTCGAGCTTCAGGCGCTGGCCCTCCGGCAGGAGGGTGCGCTCGAGGAGGCGGATCCCCTGCCCCGCCTCGCCCACCGACACCACGCTCTGGCCGGCGGCCACGGCGGCGGCGGCGAAGGC is a window encoding:
- a CDS encoding UDP-N-acetylmuramoyl-L-alanyl-D-glutamate--2,6-diaminopimelate ligase; translation: MRLSEIVRRDVSPDPEITGVTADSRKVKPGALFAALSGSKVDGRTFVPGAIAAGAAAILCGDDIPGCTVPVVTAWDPRRAYALAAANFWRAQPQTCVAVTGTNGKTSVANFCRQMFASAGRTSASMGTLGLTVTRPDGSFDQLTPAGLTTPDAADIAELLARITGMGVSHFAMEASSHGVDQRRLDGVRLTAAGFLNLTQDHLDYHGTMGAYRAAKLRLFETLLPRGGTAVLNADSDAYEAFAAAAVAAGQSVVSVGEAGQGIRLLERTLLPEGQRLKLDVHGLACQVRLPLAGGFQASNALVAAGLCMAGGLSVDEVIAGLEALQGAAGRLQRIGTGPRGGEAYVDYAHTPDGLETVLKALRPHVRGKLIVVFGAGGDRDRTKRPIMGEIAARLADVAIVTDDNPRSEEPAAIRAEVLAGAKGAQRSVQEIGDRREAIRTAAALLADGDILVVAGKGHEQGQIVAGVVHPFDDVAETEQALELVHG